From the genome of Anopheles moucheti chromosome 3, idAnoMoucSN_F20_07, whole genome shotgun sequence, one region includes:
- the LOC128304089 gene encoding membrane-bound alkaline phosphatase-like, translating into MYRWGVWEALLSLVLILMSGSEWMQVGGHEEHDAHYWKHMAHELLFEKKDYTMQKINVAKNIMVFVGAGMSQPTVTAARFYNGGDNETFAFERLKWSGNARTYCVDSRVPDSACAGTAFLTGVKSNFGTVAMDPTVHRGECTMDPAKKLASIAKWALEAGKAVGFATTSRVTSGSSAALYANSPDSNWENDADVKAAGCNVDTVPDIAHQLIHGDLGKQFKVILGGGRKQFIPTTETDTSGARGLRTDGKNLITEWKQSKQAAVNATYITTVGELASLDTSKIDYLLGLFDYDHLPFSSDIASDSDTPALVRMVHYSLEMLQKPEHTEGFLLFVEDGNIRRAHGQNKPRKAFDQVRHYANAFNMANMMASETNTLLISMNDVGSTLTLPGYPARSSDPMATPAGTSAEDTLPYLGLNYATGPAHAAYYRPGTGRLDPMQVLQGVPNPLERTCPAMVPMAEGADGGEDATVYASGPWAFMLSGGYEQHFVAHTIAFAACMDGACDGAATLVLSSATILVALGVRLFA; encoded by the exons ATGTACCGTTGGGGCGTATGGGAGGCTCTTCTCAGCCTGGTGCTGATCCTTATGTCCGGATCCGAGTGGATGCAGGTCGGAGGGCACGAGGAGCACGATGCACACTACTGGAAGCATATGGCACACGAGCTGCTGTTCGAGAAGAAGGACTACACGATGCAGAAGATT AACGTTGCCAAAAACATCATGGTGTTTGTCGGTGCGGGAATGTCCCAGCCAACCGTAACTGCTGCACGGTTCTACAACGGGGGTGACAACGAAACGTTTGCCTTCGAGCGTTTGAAGTGGAGCGGAAATGCACGG ACTTACTGCGTGGACAGTCGTGTACCGGACAGTGCCTGCGCTGGGACGGCCTTTCTGACGGGTGTGAAATCCAACTTTGGCACCGTGGCCATGGACCCGACCGTCCATCGGGGCGAGTGTACGATGGATCCGGCGAAAAAACTTGCCTCCATCGCTAAATGGGCCCTCGAGGCGGGCAAAGCGGTTG GTTTTGCGACAACATCCCGTGTTACGTCCGGTTCGAGCGCAGCCCTGTACGCGAACAGTCCGGATAGCAATTGGGAAAACGATGCTGACGTTAAAGCGGCTGGATGTAACGTTGACACCGTTCCGGACATTGCCCATCAACTCATCCACGGTGACCTTGGCAAGCAGTTCAAG GTCATCCTCGGTGGAGGACGCAAACAGTTTATTCCCACCACCGAGACGGATACTTCCGGTGCACGAGGATTGCGAACCGATGGCAAAAACCTCATCACGGAATGGAAACAATCGAAGCAGGCAGCAGTAAACGCTACGTACATCACAACCGTG GGTGAGCTGGCCAGCCTGGACACATCAAAGATTGACTACCTTCTCGGGCTGTTCGATTACGACCACCTTCCCTTCAGTTCCGACATTGCCAGCGACAGTGACACCCCAGCCCTCGTGCGCATGGTGCATTACTCGCTCGAGATGCTGCAGAAACCGGAACACACCGAAGGGTTCCTGCTGTTCGTGGAGGACGGTAACATCCGTCGGGCACATGGCCAAAACAAGCCACGCAAAGCGTTCGATCAGGTTCGACACTATGCCAACGCGTTCAACATGGCCAACATGATGGCGAGCGAAACAAATACGCTTCTTATCTCGATGAATGACGTCGGCAGTACGCTTACCCTGCCCGGCTATCCGGCCCGTTCGTCCGATCCGATGGCAACACCGGCCGGTACCAGTGCCGAGGATACGTTGCCATATCTCGGCCTTAACTATGCTACTGGACCGGCTCACGCGGCGTACTATCGCCCCGGTACTGGGCGGCTTGATCCGATGCAGGTGCTACAGGGTGTCCCGAACCCGCTGGAACGAACCTGCCCCGCCATGGTACCAATGGCCGAGGGTGCCGATGGAGGCGAGGACGCTACCGTGTACGCTTCTGGACCGTGGGCATTTATGCTGTCCGGCGGTTATGAGCAGCACTTTGTGGCCCACACGATTGCGTTCGCTGCCTGCATGGATGGGGCGTGTGATGGTGCCGCAACTTTGGTGCTTTCTTCGGCCACGATCCTCGTTGCGCTCGGTGTACGATTGTTTGCTTAG
- the LOC128302870 gene encoding gustatory receptor for sugar taste 64a-like produces the protein MTPVDRVVPSVRSSARPPSTPSTALAAETPATSTRARECSTHEALAAVIFVGQLFSLMPITGYGRSSSDPRTVTLRYRSVRFAYGCVTLFIMLTLVAMLAAYTVTQPSFGMQEASSLVYYAVIVFFMVELMLLARNWCHIMGRWYVDELPFRSEPYQPPAGSLPFQHKVRLIAFGVMFFAFLEDTLNFASAYQLNELHIRYCPHRSGFWKNFFHREHPYVLRIIPYHAVLGWTIELTMRIAKFTWHYVDVFIICLSLGLQRRFVQFNERLERLDGQPQTQAVWRGLRLDFVRLSELVTFVDERFSKLILFSCANDMFFITVQLFNSFDLKPTTVTTIYFWYSLGFLICRCFLMLFVVSSISRASERPLETLRRFPSSNWNLDLRRLCDAVATSENALSGKRFFFVRRPLILAMAGTIITYELVLLDQVKKTPDTTRDCTF, from the exons ATGACTCCCGTGGACCGAGTGGTCCCGAGTGTTCGCAGCTCGGCTCGACCGCCATCAACACCGTCCACCGCACTGGCTGCGGAAACGCCGGCCACAAGTACACGGGCCCGAGAGTGCAGCACACACGAGGCACTGGCCGCGGTCATCTTTGTTGGGCAACTGTTTTCGCTCATGCCCATCACCGGTTACGGCCGGTCCTCCAGTGATCCGCGAACCGTCACGCTGCGTTACCGTTCCGTTCGGTTCGCATACGGCTGTGTCACCCTCTTTATCATGCTGACACTTGTCGCGATGCTGGCCGCATACACGGTCACTCAGCCCTCGTTCGGTATGCAGGAGGCCT CATCACTCGTGTACTACGCCGTCATCGTGTTCTTCATGGTCGAACTAATGCTGCTGGCACGCAACTGGTGCCACATTATGGGCCGCTGGTACGTCGACGAGCTACCGTTCCGGAGTGAACCGTATCAACCACCGGCCGGCTCCCTACCATTCCAGCACAAGGTGCGCCTCATCGCGTTCGGTGTGATGTTTTTTGCATTCCTCGAGGACACACTCAACTTCGCGTCGGCGTATCAGCTGAACGAGCTCCACATACGCTACTGTCCCCATCGGAGCGGATTTTGGAAGAACTTCTTCCACCGCGAACATCCGTACGTGTTGCGCATTATCCCGTACCATGCGGTACTCGGTTGGACGATCGAGCTGACGATGCGGATCGCCAAGTTCACCTGGCACTACGTGGACGTGTTTATCATCTGTCTCAGCCTGGGACTTCAGCGTCGGTTTGTGCAGTTTAACGAGCGGCTGGAACGGCTCGATGGGCAACCGCAAACGCAGGCCGTGTGGCGTGGACTTCGGCTTGACTTTGTGCGCCTGTCCGAGCTGGTCACCTTCGTCGATGAGCGCTTCTCGAAGCTGATCCTGTTTAGCTGCGCCAACGATATGTTCTTCATCACCGTGCAGCTGTTTAACAGTTTCGA TCTGAAACCGACAACCGTGACCACGATTTACTTCTGGTATTCGCTCGGATTTCTCATCTGTCGCTGCTTTCTCATGCTGTTTGTCGTATCCTCGATCAGCCGGGCCTCGGAACGTCCGCTGGAAACATTGCGTCGCTTTCCCAGCTCAAACTGGAACCTGGATCTAAGGCGCCTTTGTGACGCGGTGGCCACCTCCGAGAATGCCCTCTCCGGCAAGCGGTTCTTCTTCGTCCGGAGGCCATTAATACTGGCG ATGGCCGGTACGATCATCACTTACGAGCTGGTTTTGCTTGATCAGGTGAAGAAAACTCCCGACACGACGAGAGACTGCACATTTTAA
- the LOC128305517 gene encoding uncharacterized protein LOC128305517, whose amino-acid sequence MNSGFNWIPWTAHQGIPPVAVHAGNDQDGSPIYVGRAYHEGDLLPAKVIPTKQAAYVSHNGMELFKTHFEVLTGTGFSWVGSGNGHVPAGAVLGGNTTTGEQLYVGRTHHEGSLTPGKIHRSHGCLYIPFNGAEQSFLSYEVLVGQQRSNWQHCSAHAPMPPNAILAGHDSDSSPIYVGRAFHDGDQLPAKVMPTKQIAYVCHNGMEIPKHSYEVLVGGNVSWVPSGFGSVPPNAVFGGRTSTGEALYVGRAHYMGSLTPGKVHPSHQTLYIPYGGSEIPIKNYEVLIEH is encoded by the exons ATGAACTCAG GATTTAACTGGATTCCGTGGACCGCACACCAGGGCATTCCACCGGTAGCGGTGCACGCCGGAAATGACCAGGACGGGTCGCCGATCTATGTCGGCCGGGCTTACCATGAGGGTGACCTGCTGCCGGCCAAGGTGATCCCAACGAAACAGGCGGCCTACGTTTCGCACAATGGTATGGAACTATTCAAGACACACTTTGAG GTCCTCACGGGTACCGGATTCTCCTGGGTCGGTAGTGGAAATGGACATGTTCCGGCTGGTGCCGTTCTGGGCGGTAACACAACCACCGGTGAGCAGCTGTACGTTGGACGTACACACCACGAGGGCAGCCTGACACCGGGCAAGATACACCGATCCCACGGATGTCTCTACATTCCGTTCAACGGTGCGGAACAAAGCTTCCTGTCGTATGAAGTTCTCGTTGGACAGCAGCGCT CGaactggcaacactgctcGGCACATGCACCGATGCCACCGAACGCAATCCTGGCGGGACACGATTCGGACAGCTCCCCAATTTACGTTGGCCGTGCATTCCATGATGGTGATCAGCTTCCGGCCAAGGTGATGCCAACCAAGCAGATCGCGTACGTCTGCCACAATGGTATGGAAATTCCCAAGCACTCGTACGAGGTGCTGGTCGGTGGCAACGTGTCCTGGGTACCGTCCGGATTCGGTAGCGTACCGCCGAATGCCGTGTTTGGTGGCCGCACGTCAACCGGCGAGGCGTTGTACGTGGGCCGGGCGCACTACATGGGCAGTTTGACACCGGGCAAAGTCCATCCCAGCCACCAGACGCTCTACATACCGTACGGTGGCAGTGAGATCCCGATCAAGAACTACGAGGTGCTGATCGAACACTGA